In Streptomyces ambofaciens ATCC 23877, a single genomic region encodes these proteins:
- a CDS encoding DUF6624 domain-containing protein has protein sequence MAHDVAALAVELADMAAADHQCAVRANSDDPADQLAWRRLTARHGDRLGEIMDEYGWPTAELVGEEAARAAWLIAQHADRQLDVQRRALHLMQQAVSAGAASPRELAFLCDRTLVNEGRKQVYGTQIAGLKDGAPIPWPCEEPERMNELRAEVGIEPFDEYVAKFSPA, from the coding sequence GCACGACGTTGCCGCGCTGGCCGTGGAGCTCGCGGACATGGCTGCAGCCGATCACCAGTGCGCAGTCCGCGCGAACAGCGATGACCCTGCCGACCAGCTGGCCTGGCGGCGGCTGACCGCCCGGCACGGTGACCGGCTGGGCGAGATCATGGACGAATACGGCTGGCCCACGGCAGAACTGGTCGGTGAGGAGGCCGCACGCGCAGCCTGGCTGATCGCCCAGCACGCCGACCGGCAACTCGATGTGCAGCGGCGCGCCCTCCACCTGATGCAGCAGGCGGTGTCGGCGGGCGCGGCAAGCCCGCGCGAGCTGGCCTTCCTGTGCGACCGCACGCTGGTCAACGAGGGACGCAAGCAGGTCTACGGCACTCAAATCGCCGGCCTGAAGGACGGGGCACCGATTCCGTGGCCTTGTGAAGAGCCCGAGCGCATGAACGAACTCCGAGCAGAAGTCGGGATCGAGCCCTTCGACGAGTACGTTGCCAAGTTCTCCCCGGCCTGA